The following proteins are encoded in a genomic region of Deltaproteobacteria bacterium:
- a CDS encoding PqqD family protein yields the protein MKKQLMDIAVSETGFVFDPSTGHTYRLNKTGMVIVKMLQGGDDINMIAERLAEGFDTNKDRAVEDIIEFLSLLKTMGFRIDVPKV from the coding sequence ATGAAGAAACAACTTATGGACATAGCAGTCAGCGAAACAGGTTTTGTCTTTGACCCGTCAACAGGACACACCTACCGCCTCAATAAGACAGGGATGGTAATTGTAAAGATGCTCCAGGGCGGTGATGATATAAATATGATTGCAGAAAGATTGGCAGAAGGGTTTGACACTAATAAAGACAGGGCAGTTGAGGACATAATAGAGTTTCTTTCATTGTTGAAAACTATGGGGTTCAGGATAGATGTACCGAAAGTTTAA
- a CDS encoding ATP-grasp domain-containing protein — protein sequence MYRKFNIGVTGLNSTDSPAPGIAVMKCISEVTTWKGRGIGFGYDALDAGLYVKDYFSHSYLLPYPSEGADYLLNNILKVHNEVGLHFIIPTLDSELYNFLSIENDINKHGIMTFLPAREQLESCSKINIGKLGDRLSISVPQDYCIRKTDKLGAAADTIGFPLIVKGLFYEAYKANNMNEAMGFVNKITKKWGMPVILQQYIEGEEYNITAVGDGRGDYIGAVCMKKLYITDKGKAWSGITIKDNSLFEITERFFASMKWRGPLELELIKDKNTGEYNLLEVNPRFPAWIYLAKAAGINLPWLTVKIACGEKVKKTTEYKIGVIFNRYVDEVILKVDTLDILNTKGAIHYEQKTL from the coding sequence ATGTACCGAAAGTTTAATATTGGGGTTACAGGACTGAACTCAACAGACAGCCCTGCCCCTGGCATAGCGGTGATGAAATGTATTAGTGAAGTCACCACATGGAAGGGCAGGGGAATAGGTTTCGGCTATGATGCCCTTGATGCAGGGCTTTATGTAAAGGATTACTTTTCTCATTCGTATTTACTTCCTTATCCATCTGAGGGTGCAGATTATCTTTTGAATAATATTCTAAAGGTGCACAATGAGGTTGGACTTCACTTTATCATCCCTACACTTGATTCTGAACTTTATAATTTCCTGTCTATAGAAAATGACATCAATAAACACGGCATAATGACCTTTCTGCCTGCCAGAGAACAATTGGAGTCATGTTCAAAGATAAACATAGGAAAACTGGGAGACAGGCTGTCAATAAGTGTGCCGCAGGACTATTGCATTAGAAAGACGGACAAACTTGGGGCAGCGGCTGATACAATAGGTTTTCCACTTATAGTAAAGGGACTGTTCTATGAGGCTTACAAGGCAAATAATATGAATGAGGCAATGGGCTTTGTAAACAAAATTACAAAGAAATGGGGAATGCCTGTAATCCTCCAGCAATACATAGAGGGTGAGGAATATAATATTACTGCGGTTGGAGACGGCAGAGGGGATTACATAGGCGCTGTGTGTATGAAAAAACTATATATTACGGACAAGGGAAAGGCATGGTCAGGAATAACCATAAAGGATAATTCGCTTTTTGAGATTACTGAAAGGTTTTTTGCATCAATGAAGTGGCGTGGTCCTCTGGAACTTGAACTTATAAAGGATAAGAATACAGGTGAATACAATCTCCTTGAGGTCAACCCTAGATTTCCTGCATGGATATATCTGGCAAAGGCAGCAGGCATAAATCTTCCGTGGCTGACAGTTAAGATTGCCTGCGGTGAGAAGGTGAAAAAAACTACTGAATACAAAATAGGCGTGATATTTAACAGATATGTGGATGAAGTCATATTAAAGGTAGATACCCTTGATATACTAAATACGAAAGGAGCGATACATTATGAGCAAAAGACCTTATGA
- a CDS encoding diaminopimelate decarboxylase, whose translation MSKRPYERPTMVKHIVGMMNEMGMPSGLNRCTDIDGISVDGLLKEFGSPLVVFSETVMRRKLSELKRAFELRYPKGQIAWSYKTNYLKAVCSVMHQEGSWAEVVSEHEYEMARRLGVSGNRIVYNGPYKPEQSLMTAVKEGAIINIDSLVEVHFLEKLAASIGKQIEIGMRINMDTGMYPAWDRFGSNLESGQAYEVAKRIISGGKLKLVSIHAHIGTFILEPKFYLNEVMGMCAFASRLKDEFGVVLKYFDIGGGFASRNRLKSTYLPTTYMAPSFDAYAENICKIVLEAFPHDNLPTLILETGRALVDEAGSLITTVVATKRLPSGIRAIILDAGVNLMVTSFWYDMEMMPVQDRGAFLEDHVIYGPLCMQIDVVRDYIKLPPLDKGDALVVRPFGAYNTSQWMQFIRMRPPVILIGEDGSVDIIREAEDVAYLQEKEILPERLTLHEEN comes from the coding sequence ATGAGCAAAAGACCTTATGAAAGACCCACAATGGTCAAACATATTGTCGGTATGATGAATGAGATGGGCATGCCGTCAGGACTTAACAGATGCACTGATATAGACGGCATTTCTGTTGATGGTTTGCTAAAGGAATTTGGTTCGCCCCTTGTGGTCTTTTCAGAGACCGTCATGCGGCGGAAACTCTCTGAATTAAAGAGGGCATTTGAACTCAGATACCCGAAGGGCCAGATTGCATGGTCATACAAAACCAATTATCTTAAGGCTGTCTGTAGTGTAATGCATCAGGAAGGCTCATGGGCTGAGGTAGTATCAGAGCATGAGTATGAGATGGCAAGAAGGCTTGGTGTAAGCGGAAACAGGATAGTCTATAATGGGCCATACAAACCTGAACAGTCCCTTATGACCGCTGTCAAAGAGGGTGCGATAATAAATATAGACAGCCTTGTTGAGGTCCATTTTCTGGAGAAACTTGCAGCCTCTATAGGAAAACAGATTGAGATAGGCATGAGAATTAATATGGATACAGGCATGTACCCTGCATGGGACAGGTTTGGTTCAAATCTGGAGAGCGGACAGGCTTATGAGGTTGCAAAGCGTATTATCTCAGGCGGAAAACTTAAACTTGTATCCATCCATGCCCATATCGGCACATTCATTCTTGAACCAAAGTTTTACTTAAATGAGGTGATGGGCATGTGCGCATTTGCCTCCAGATTAAAAGATGAATTCGGGGTGGTGCTAAAGTACTTTGATATTGGCGGCGGCTTTGCATCAAGAAACAGGCTTAAGTCAACATACCTTCCCACAACCTATATGGCGCCAAGTTTTGATGCGTATGCAGAGAATATCTGTAAAATCGTGCTTGAGGCATTTCCCCATGACAACCTGCCAACATTGATACTGGAGACAGGAAGGGCGCTTGTTGATGAGGCAGGCTCCCTCATAACCACTGTAGTTGCTACAAAAAGGCTGCCATCAGGCATACGGGCGATTATCCTTGACGCAGGGGTAAACCTGATGGTTACGAGTTTCTGGTATGATATGGAAATGATGCCTGTGCAGGACAGGGGGGCATTTCTTGAGGACCATGTCATATACGGACCATTGTGCATGCAGATAGATGTGGTGAGGGATTACATAAAACTTCCGCCCCTTGACAAGGGTGACGCCCTTGTAGTGAGACCATTCGGTGCCTATAATACAAGCCAGTGGATGCAGTTCATCAGGATGAGACCCCCTGTAATATTGATAGGCGAAGATGGCAGTGTGGATATTATAAGGGAGGCTGAGGATGTAGCATACCTGCAGGAAAAGGAAATACTCCCTGAAAGATTAACTCTCCATGAGGAAAATTAA
- a CDS encoding urea transporter encodes MRKIKSWIKNEKFIFFIDTVLYSYSQILFAKNRFVGLFILSSTFVHPSIAVNALLSCIFANSFALGLGINRLEIRAGLYGFNAVLLGMSMTLYMGIRGMQAIVYILLFSSLLTVVTGTLSVFLKRFSLPYMSIPFVLVTWLAILAGDGAGNTKNYIIFTYPEIETFLTNIGYIIFSPNSLSGILVLGGLFLYSRLMGIVVIISYLACIAFVSIFPAYSLFMTAGGFNAILTSIAVAGIFFVLSAKSLFIGIIASVFTVITGSAFSSILLNYGLPVLTIPFNLVTLLTLYMMDRCVWHNDLRRVQIPESPEGNVMTSIRQKEGGRINLLTDRRLSLPFMGWWFVSQSVDGVHTHKGIFRYGLDFVVPGKNGKPYSNTGEGLNEHYCYDMPVIASADGIVAAVVSSVTDNPVASTNLQYNWGNYVIIQHCPDFFSVAAHLRQKGITVNIGQVVKKGQTVGYAGSSGLSPYPHLHIQFQPAVSMWSPTLPPHFSDFLVRHKDYDEYITVGIPSEQQTVMNLPADNSVREAIGFELREKSRYELNFNNKVFFEDWLFDMDSDGLLFIESSLHKDRLYFIKGDTSISFLRYSGTRKSGLFILSLGIDKIPFYVDDRMKFQRTTPYLDIITGIRAYLFDIIIPFYKGLRFFITHTFKAGVNEYLLTSRINGRTMDIAERTIVFERGVKEIIFKSRHINCIMKRVD; translated from the coding sequence ATGAGGAAAATTAAAAGCTGGATTAAAAACGAAAAGTTCATCTTTTTTATTGATACCGTCCTATACAGTTACTCGCAGATACTCTTTGCAAAAAACAGGTTTGTCGGTCTCTTTATCCTATCATCCACATTTGTCCATCCCAGTATAGCCGTTAATGCCCTGCTTTCTTGTATCTTTGCAAACTCCTTTGCATTGGGTCTAGGTATAAACAGGCTTGAAATCAGGGCAGGGCTGTATGGGTTTAATGCAGTCCTTCTCGGCATGTCCATGACCCTTTACATGGGGATAAGGGGCATGCAGGCGATTGTATATATATTACTTTTCTCTTCGCTGTTGACAGTTGTAACAGGGACGTTGTCTGTTTTTTTGAAAAGGTTTTCGCTCCCGTATATGAGTATCCCTTTTGTCCTTGTTACATGGCTTGCCATTCTTGCCGGTGACGGTGCGGGAAATACTAAGAACTATATTATATTCACTTATCCTGAGATAGAAACATTCCTTACGAATATTGGCTATATAATCTTTAGCCCCAATTCCTTATCAGGCATATTGGTGCTCGGAGGTTTATTCCTGTATTCAAGGCTTATGGGTATTGTCGTTATAATCTCATATCTTGCATGCATTGCCTTCGTGTCCATATTTCCAGCATATTCCCTCTTTATGACAGCAGGCGGTTTCAATGCCATACTCACATCTATTGCAGTTGCAGGTATATTCTTTGTCTTAAGTGCAAAGAGTCTGTTTATAGGTATCATTGCCTCTGTATTTACGGTTATAACAGGAAGCGCCTTTTCGTCTATACTTTTAAATTATGGACTGCCTGTGCTTACCATCCCATTTAACCTTGTTACCTTGTTGACACTCTATATGATGGACAGGTGTGTATGGCATAATGACCTCCGCAGGGTGCAGATACCTGAATCTCCTGAAGGGAATGTCATGACATCCATCAGGCAGAAAGAGGGAGGCAGGATAAATCTGTTAACAGACAGGAGATTGTCGCTGCCATTTATGGGGTGGTGGTTTGTCAGCCAGAGTGTTGACGGCGTCCACACTCACAAGGGGATATTTAGATATGGGCTTGACTTTGTTGTCCCTGGCAAAAACGGAAAGCCATATAGTAACACAGGTGAAGGACTTAATGAACATTACTGTTATGATATGCCTGTGATTGCATCTGCTGACGGTATAGTTGCCGCTGTAGTATCATCTGTAACAGATAACCCTGTAGCCTCCACAAATCTGCAATACAACTGGGGTAATTATGTTATCATTCAGCACTGCCCTGATTTCTTTTCTGTAGCAGCCCATCTCAGACAAAAAGGCATTACGGTTAATATTGGGCAGGTAGTGAAAAAAGGGCAGACAGTGGGTTATGCGGGCAGTTCAGGATTGTCCCCTTACCCGCATCTGCATATCCAGTTTCAACCAGCAGTATCTATGTGGTCGCCAACACTTCCGCCTCATTTTTCAGACTTTCTTGTAAGACATAAAGATTATGACGAATATATAACTGTCGGCATCCCTTCTGAACAACAAACTGTCATGAATCTCCCTGCTGACAATAGTGTGAGAGAGGCAATAGGATTTGAACTTAGAGAAAAAAGCAGATACGAACTCAATTTCAACAACAAAGTCTTTTTTGAAGACTGGCTCTTTGACATGGACTCAGATGGTCTATTATTTATTGAATCATCTCTTCATAAGGACAGGCTTTATTTTATTAAGGGAGATACATCCATCTCATTCCTTCGGTATAGCGGCACCAGGAAGAGCGGACTGTTTATCTTAAGTCTTGGGATAGACAAGATACCATTTTATGTGGATGATAGGATGAAGTTTCAAAGGACAACACCCTATCTTGATATAATCACAGGGATAAGGGCATATCTGTTTGATATTATCATCCCTTTTTACAAAGGACTCAGATTTTTTATAACCCATACATTTAAGGCAGGTGTAAATGAATATCTTTTGACCAGCAGGATAAATGGGAGGACAATGGATATCGCAGAACGGACGATTGTCTTTGAAAGAGGTGTTAAAGAGATAATCTTCAAGTCAAGACATATTAACTGTATAATGAAAAGGGTGGATTAG
- a CDS encoding c-type cytochrome, which yields MKKVVTLASAAVIAFSLSAGTAYADGKAVYMANCLACHGDKGQGSPVGPAQKGNKFILESKDEDIKKIILEGRGGKAKKYPKIPGDMLPMKGKISDKDIADVIKFLKTDLQK from the coding sequence ATGAAGAAGGTAGTAACATTAGCATCAGCAGCAGTAATAGCATTTTCCCTTTCTGCGGGAACAGCCTATGCAGACGGCAAGGCAGTATACATGGCAAACTGTTTAGCATGCCATGGTGATAAAGGGCAGGGCAGCCCTGTTGGGCCTGCACAGAAGGGCAATAAATTTATATTAGAAAGCAAGGACGAGGATATCAAAAAGATAATCCTTGAGGGACGTGGAGGGAAGGCAAAGAAATATCCAAAGATACCAGGGGATATGCTTCCGATGAAAGGCAAGATTAGCGACAAAGACATTGCTGATGTTATAAAGTTTTTAAAGACAGACCTTCAGAAGTAA
- a CDS encoding hydrogenase iron-sulfur subunit has translation MFDKVLSMGHKGLLIIEEIFNRIFSPRFNPLYYLGAIAFFFLWFDFVSGIYLLFYYRISVDEAYKSIEYLTNNQWYLGGIMRSIHRYSSDGLMIAMLLHLVREFLNNRFRSWRWVAWVTGVVLMVTFWVEGVTGYWMVWDQRSQVIASITVKFLDFLPIFGEPISRAFLSNSMVSNLLFIGIIFLHLSIPTLILIAAWIHLVRISRPVIHPPAALNKTIGILLIAVCIIIPATSQIPADLNIAAARFGIDWLYLPAYPMIAALPVWYSWLFAGIGTLVLTFLPWLIRTKKLPKAEVRLETCNGCELCFKDCPYEAIYVRKRSDGRPYEFEAVVAEKKCASCGLCIGACDFHAIASTEPKILAVVCGYGVQMKGLIDPETRALKDMPNCRVMILPCVAMLQPIMMEHAFKSGADGMFIAGCEVNDCHYREGNRWLEQRILNVRPPVLKKKTVDIDKVRVVWLSKIHTKDFFTTLKDFNNELTTKKGSGKIIRQRFIKDRLTPMGISILTLAAAITVYLSDVPYTFFKERDSLMVFSFKHSGKPSKVKAALSNEELEKLPRHMRPKSEIVLRRFPVYAEVQIDNKIVMAKSFRPAGLWQNGSSFVFENIIVEPGMHNVVIKLSESNNPNKFDVIYEDTIDFKPGARIAFDFDEKGQRFVIAE, from the coding sequence ATGTTTGATAAGGTATTATCCATGGGTCATAAAGGTCTTCTTATTATAGAAGAGATATTCAATAGGATATTCTCTCCAAGGTTTAACCCATTGTATTACCTTGGGGCAATTGCATTCTTCTTTCTATGGTTTGACTTTGTATCAGGTATATACCTCCTCTTTTATTACAGGATAAGTGTTGATGAGGCATATAAATCTATTGAATACCTGACAAACAACCAGTGGTATCTGGGCGGCATAATGAGGAGCATTCACAGATATTCATCTGACGGGCTTATGATCGCCATGCTCCTGCATCTTGTGCGGGAATTTTTAAATAATAGATTCCGCAGTTGGAGATGGGTGGCATGGGTAACAGGTGTGGTGCTTATGGTTACCTTCTGGGTAGAGGGTGTAACAGGCTATTGGATGGTATGGGACCAGAGGTCGCAGGTCATAGCATCTATAACTGTCAAATTTCTTGATTTTCTCCCTATATTCGGGGAGCCCATTTCCCGGGCATTTTTGAGTAATTCCATGGTTTCAAACCTCTTGTTCATAGGTATAATATTCCTGCATCTATCTATTCCTACCCTGATACTTATAGCAGCATGGATACATCTAGTAAGGATTTCCAGACCTGTTATTCATCCGCCTGCAGCACTGAATAAAACCATAGGCATCTTGCTCATAGCAGTATGTATTATAATCCCTGCAACAAGCCAGATACCAGCAGATTTAAATATTGCTGCAGCAAGGTTTGGCATAGACTGGCTTTATCTGCCTGCCTACCCCATGATTGCTGCACTGCCTGTATGGTACTCATGGCTCTTTGCAGGCATCGGCACTTTAGTCCTGACATTTCTTCCATGGCTTATAAGAACTAAAAAACTGCCAAAGGCAGAGGTCAGACTTGAAACATGCAATGGGTGTGAACTCTGCTTCAAGGACTGCCCTTATGAGGCAATATATGTGAGGAAAAGGTCTGACGGCAGACCGTATGAGTTTGAGGCAGTTGTTGCTGAAAAGAAATGTGCATCCTGCGGACTCTGTATAGGTGCATGTGATTTTCACGCAATTGCATCAACCGAACCAAAGATTTTGGCAGTTGTCTGCGGCTATGGTGTCCAGATGAAAGGGCTTATAGACCCTGAAACAAGGGCACTAAAAGATATGCCGAATTGCCGTGTTATGATATTGCCGTGTGTTGCAATGCTTCAGCCAATAATGATGGAACATGCCTTTAAATCAGGGGCAGACGGTATGTTTATAGCAGGGTGCGAGGTTAATGACTGCCACTATAGAGAAGGCAATAGATGGCTTGAACAGAGGATATTGAATGTCCGTCCCCCTGTCCTGAAAAAAAAGACAGTTGACATTGATAAAGTAAGGGTTGTATGGCTGTCTAAAATCCACACTAAAGACTTTTTCACTACACTTAAGGATTTTAATAATGAACTTACAACAAAAAAGGGCTCAGGTAAAATAATAAGGCAGAGGTTTATAAAAGACAGACTTACACCAATGGGCATCTCTATATTAACCCTTGCTGCTGCAATAACAGTCTATCTCTCTGATGTCCCCTATACATTTTTTAAAGAAAGGGATTCGCTTATGGTATTTAGTTTCAAGCACAGCGGGAAGCCATCAAAGGTCAAGGCGGCTTTATCTAATGAAGAATTGGAAAAACTGCCAAGGCATATGAGACCCAAATCAGAGATTGTGTTAAGGAGATTTCCTGTTTATGCAGAGGTGCAGATTGACAATAAAATAGTCATGGCAAAATCTTTCAGACCTGCAGGGTTGTGGCAGAACGGCTCATCATTTGTATTTGAAAATATTATTGTGGAACCCGGCATGCACAATGTAGTCATAAAGTTAAGCGAGTCAAACAATCCTAATAAATTTGATGTTATTTATGAAGACACGATTGATTTCAAACCAGGTGCAAGGATTGCATTTGATTTTGATGAGAAGGGACAGAGGTTTGTTATTGCGGAATGA
- the uvrA gene encoding excinuclease ABC subunit UvrA — protein MDRIIIKGAKEHNLKGINLEIPRDKLVVITGVSGSGKSSLAFDTIYAEGQRRYVESLSAYARQFLEQMDKPDVESIEGLSPAIAIEQKTTSKNPRSTVGTITEIYDYLRLLFARIGKPHCYKCGREITAQTVQQMVDRIMDFPEGTKTILYSPIVRGRKGEYRKELEQLRRDGYTKVKADGIVMDLIEDIHLDKKKKHDIDVIIDRLIIKEGIVKRLTDSVETATKLSDGIVKIEIAGGQEILFNENLACIACGISYPEMTPTMFSFNSPHGACPECNGLGGKLYFDPDLVVPNKELSLRDGAIAPWERKSSIYFHQMIDAISSHYNFDIYTPFKDLPKKIQDCLLYGSGDEDIEFYYEKGDRRHYYKRAFEGILKNLERRYHETESFGVREDLSLYMNTQPCPVCNGSRLKREALFVKIDGRSIHDITKMSIKEALSFFTELKLGRTETEIARRVLKEILERFGFLVNVGLDYLTLDRPSATMSGGEGQRIRLATQIGSGLVGVLYILDEPSIGLHQRDNTRLLSALKRLRDMGNTVLVVEHDEETILSADCVIDMGPGAGEEGGRIVAQGTPCEIMQNPDSLTGRYLSKVVEIPLPLKRAKPDGRFLTIKGAKANNLKNITVKIPIGIITCVTGVSGSGKSTLIIDTLYKALAQRLYHSKERAGEVDAISGLEFLDKIIDIDQSPIGRTPRSNPATYTGVFTPIRDLFAHIPDARMMGYKAGRFSFNVKGGRCEACEGDGVIKVEMSFLPDVYITCEVCNGRRYNRETLDIRYKGKNISEVLDMTVLEGLKFFENIPSVREKLKTLFNVGLGYIKLGQSAITLSGGEAQRIKLAKELSKRATGRTLYILDEPTTGLHFADIQKLLDVLQSLKAGGNTIVIIEHNLDVIKTADHIIDLGPEGGNEGGMIVAAGMPEDVAQVKGSYTGQFLERAIFYNQHGKVV, from the coding sequence ATGGACAGGATTATCATCAAAGGTGCAAAAGAACATAATCTTAAAGGGATTAACCTTGAAATACCAAGGGATAAACTAGTTGTAATAACAGGTGTCAGCGGTTCAGGAAAGTCATCCCTTGCCTTTGATACAATATATGCAGAGGGGCAGCGCAGATATGTGGAGAGTCTGTCCGCATATGCAAGGCAGTTTCTTGAACAGATGGATAAACCTGATGTTGAATCCATTGAGGGACTATCCCCTGCCATAGCCATTGAACAGAAGACCACATCAAAAAACCCCCGCTCAACAGTCGGCACTATTACAGAAATCTATGATTATCTAAGACTCTTGTTTGCAAGGATTGGCAAACCGCACTGCTACAAATGCGGCAGGGAGATTACTGCCCAGACTGTCCAGCAGATGGTTGACAGGATTATGGATTTTCCTGAAGGGACAAAGACCATCCTTTATTCTCCAATTGTAAGAGGAAGAAAGGGTGAATATAGAAAGGAATTGGAGCAGTTGAGGAGAGATGGTTATACAAAGGTAAAGGCAGATGGTATTGTCATGGATTTAATAGAAGATATTCATCTGGACAAAAAGAAAAAACATGACATAGATGTTATAATAGACAGGCTCATCATAAAGGAAGGGATTGTAAAGAGACTTACGGATTCTGTTGAGACCGCAACAAAACTGTCCGATGGTATTGTGAAGATAGAGATTGCAGGGGGGCAGGAGATACTTTTCAATGAAAACCTTGCCTGCATCGCCTGCGGTATAAGTTATCCTGAAATGACCCCGACCATGTTTTCATTTAACAGCCCCCATGGCGCCTGCCCTGAATGCAATGGTCTTGGAGGTAAACTATATTTTGACCCTGACCTTGTTGTGCCAAATAAGGAACTCTCTTTAAGGGATGGTGCAATTGCCCCGTGGGAGAGAAAATCATCCATATATTTTCATCAGATGATAGATGCCATTTCCAGCCATTATAATTTTGACATATACACACCATTCAAAGACCTTCCCAAAAAGATTCAGGATTGCCTTTTGTATGGTTCTGGTGATGAAGATATAGAATTTTACTATGAAAAGGGGGACAGGAGACATTATTACAAAAGGGCATTTGAAGGGATTTTAAAGAATCTTGAAAGAAGGTATCATGAGACAGAATCTTTTGGTGTCAGAGAAGATTTATCCCTTTACATGAATACCCAGCCATGTCCTGTATGTAATGGTTCAAGACTGAAAAGGGAGGCACTCTTTGTAAAGATAGACGGCAGGTCAATACATGATATTACAAAGATGTCAATAAAAGAGGCGCTGTCATTTTTCACAGAACTTAAACTTGGCAGGACTGAAACAGAGATAGCAAGAAGGGTTTTGAAAGAGATTTTAGAGAGATTTGGCTTCCTTGTCAATGTAGGGCTTGATTATCTGACACTGGATAGACCATCTGCAACCATGTCAGGAGGTGAAGGACAGAGGATAAGACTTGCAACGCAGATTGGTTCAGGACTTGTGGGTGTTTTATACATACTTGATGAACCGTCCATTGGCCTGCATCAGAGGGATAATACAAGACTCTTATCTGCATTAAAAAGGCTCCGTGATATGGGGAATACCGTGCTTGTGGTTGAACATGATGAAGAAACGATTTTGTCTGCTGATTGTGTTATTGATATGGGTCCCGGTGCAGGTGAAGAAGGCGGAAGGATTGTGGCACAGGGAACACCTTGTGAAATTATGCAAAACCCTGATTCTCTTACAGGCAGATATTTAAGCAAGGTTGTGGAAATACCTCTGCCATTAAAGAGGGCTAAACCTGATGGAAGGTTTCTTACAATAAAAGGTGCGAAGGCAAACAATCTTAAGAATATTACAGTTAAAATCCCGATTGGCATTATAACCTGTGTTACAGGTGTATCAGGTTCTGGCAAAAGCACCCTGATTATAGATACGCTTTATAAGGCGCTGGCACAGAGGCTGTACCATTCAAAAGAGCGGGCAGGTGAGGTTGATGCAATCTCAGGGCTTGAGTTTTTGGATAAGATTATTGATATTGACCAGTCACCTATCGGGAGGACCCCGCGTTCAAATCCTGCAACATATACAGGGGTTTTTACACCAATACGGGATTTATTTGCACATATCCCTGATGCACGGATGATGGGTTATAAGGCAGGCAGATTCAGTTTTAATGTTAAAGGCGGCAGGTGTGAGGCATGTGAAGGCGATGGTGTAATAAAGGTAGAGATGAGCTTCCTGCCCGATGTATATATTACCTGCGAGGTTTGTAATGGCAGGAGATATAATAGAGAAACCCTTGATATAAGGTATAAGGGTAAAAATATTTCAGAGGTACTTGATATGACGGTGCTGGAGGGCCTTAAATTTTTTGAGAATATTCCGTCTGTCAGAGAGAAACTTAAAACCCTTTTTAATGTGGGGCTTGGTTATATAAAACTCGGTCAGTCTGCAATAACCCTTTCAGGCGGTGAGGCACAGAGAATCAAACTGGCAAAGGAACTTTCAAAGAGGGCAACAGGAAGGACATTATATATCCTTGATGAACCTACTACAGGACTGCATTTTGCAGACATTCAGAAACTTCTGGATGTGCTGCAGAGTTTGAAGGCAGGCGGAAATACTATAGTTATAATTGAACACAATCTGGATGTCATAAAGACAGCAGACCATATAATTGATTTAGGTCCTGAGGGTGGGAATGAAGGAGGAATGATTGTTGCTGCAGGAATGCCTGAAGATGTGGCACAGGTCAAAGGCTCATACACAGGACAGTTTCTGGAAAGGGCCATTTTTTACAATCAGCATGGAAAAGTAGTTTAG
- the cobI gene encoding precorrin-2 C(20)-methyltransferase produces the protein MSSPHISHLTSHGILYGIGIGPGDPELMTLKAARMLKEIDVIAVPKSKSEGESRALDIVKQVIDIKDKEILELTFPMKKNQDELVDTWKEAKRQIIEQIENGRDVAFITIGDPLFYSTFIYLLEQFTVHNSQFTVKIIPGVSSINAASAIACTPLVKGSERVAVIPATYEHNKIKQTLKEFDTVILMKINKVMDKIIPILEELNLMESAVFISNAGLNDEEIIRDINLIKGRRLNYFSMLIVKNGPFQKLSCV, from the coding sequence ATGAGTTCGCCTCACATCTCACACCTCACATCCCACGGTATTTTATATGGCATAGGTATAGGTCCTGGCGACCCTGAACTCATGACATTAAAGGCAGCAAGGATGTTAAAAGAGATTGATGTGATTGCTGTGCCTAAATCAAAGTCAGAAGGGGAAAGCCGCGCCCTTGATATAGTGAAACAGGTTATAGATATAAAGGATAAAGAAATCCTTGAACTCACATTCCCCATGAAAAAGAATCAGGATGAACTTGTGGACACATGGAAAGAGGCAAAGAGGCAGATTATAGAGCAGATTGAAAACGGCAGGGATGTGGCATTTATCACAATCGGCGACCCATTATTTTATTCTACATTTATCTACCTTCTTGAACAGTTCACAGTTCACAATTCACAATTCACAGTAAAGATAATACCCGGTGTTTCATCTATAAATGCTGCATCTGCCATAGCCTGCACCCCGCTGGTAAAAGGCAGTGAAAGGGTTGCAGTGATACCTGCAACCTATGAACACAACAAAATTAAACAAACATTAAAGGAATTTGACACTGTTATTTTAATGAAGATTAATAAAGTGATGGATAAGATTATCCCTATCCTAGAAGAGTTAAATCTAATGGAAAGCGCTGTTTTTATCTCAAATGCAGGACTAAATGATGAAGAGATTATCAGGGACATTAACCTTATAAAAGGCAGAAGACTAAACTACTTTTCCATGCTGATTGTAAAAAATGGCCCTTTCCAGAAACTGTCCTGTGTATGA